The genomic interval TCAACGCCAGGTCCCATTAGACTTTTCACCTCTACTTTATCACCGCCAATTACTGACATTGGTTCTGCAATTTGTGCAATTGTAGTAACAACTGTAAGCTTACCGTCTTCCTTTGATCCTGTTGATTCAGCTGAACACCCTGTTAAAAAAACGAACGTCATTAATAATCCTGTTAATACAACTTTCCACATTGTCTTTCCTCCTTTTTATCATCACAAAAATTATAACCTTTGGACAATTTGTTTCCTCAAGGAAACTTTTATGTTTATATACAAAATACTTAACTATCAGAAAAATGTCAATGTTTTCGTTATAATTAGGTAAAATTTCATAAACTTTTATTGTTTTGAGTAGGAATTTGGGCAAAAGAAAAAGATGCTCTTTTTAAAAGCATCTTTCTTAAGCATTGGATATTATCCAAAAATTTTATCCCATAATTCTACTAGAAAAAATTTCACTTCTACTTCCTCTTCTTCTTCTTTAACAAATACAGGATCCGTTTTCTCTTTCTCTTCCACTTTCTTTTCTTCTTGCTTCTCTACCTTTGCTGTTTTCTTTTCTACTTTTTCCGCTTTTTCTTCTGTCTTCTCTTCTTTTTTCTCTTCTTCAAATCCATCACTTACTGCTACTCCGTTAGAGAAATCTAGGAAGCATAATGGCGGGAAAAGGACACACCACCAATTAGCACCCTCGCCTTCCCCTAAAGTAATAAGAATCGCATCATATTGTCCTGCTGGATATAAGAACTCTCCATATAGCTTTGTTGGAAAATCAACTTTATCAAAAGTAACATTTACTGCTTGGTTTGCCTTTTCCTCTTCTACTACTCTTTCAGCGATAAGCTGAATTTCTGGTAATTTTTCTTTCAATACATCCTTTGCTGCTTCTTTAGAAGTTAATTCAGAAACCCATTTTGTAATTTCTGCATTCACAGCATCTCTTACTTTTCTTTTTAATGCTTGGTCTGCTTCTAAATCACTATTCGCTAAGATTCTAAGACGAATCGCATCATTCGGAATGATAACCTCATTGTTTGCTGTTACCTCATTTTTAGGAATATATAAACTCATA from Niallia sp. FSL W8-0635 carries:
- the spoIIR gene encoding stage II sporulation protein R, with translation MKNKPMATIYLFVLILTTIMSLYIPKNEVTANNEVIIPNDAIRLRILANSDLEADQALKRKVRDAVNAEITKWVSELTSKEAAKDVLKEKLPEIQLIAERVVEEEKANQAVNVTFDKVDFPTKLYGEFLYPAGQYDAILITLGEGEGANWWCVLFPPLCFLDFSNGVAVSDGFEEEKKEEKTEEKAEKVEKKTAKVEKQEEKKVEEKEKTDPVFVKEEEEEVEVKFFLVELWDKIFG